The following are from one region of the Mus caroli chromosome 13, CAROLI_EIJ_v1.1, whole genome shotgun sequence genome:
- the LOC110308505 gene encoding 40S ribosomal protein S17-like: MGRVRTKTVKKAALAIIETHLGNDFHTNKRLCKEIAIIPSKKLRNKIAGYVMHLMKQIQRGLVRGFSIKLQEGERERERERDCQQPQVTGFLKGKLGLDGKVSERSNEPRQSSLIEAQYFNSKV; encoded by the exons ATGGGCCGAGTTCGCACCAAGACTGTGAAGAAGGCGGCCCTGGCCATCATTGAGACGCACCTGGGTAATGACTTCCACACCAACAAGCGCCTGTGCAAAGAGATCGCCATTATCCCCAGCAAGAAGCTTCGGAACAAGATAGCCGGCTACGTCATGCATCTGATGAAGCAGATTCAGAGAGGTCTTGTGAGAGGTTTCTCTATCAAgttgcaggaaggagagagagagagggagagagagagaga CTGCCAGCAGCCACAGGtcactgggttcctgaaaggaaagctggggttgGATGGGAAGGTCAGCGAGAGAAGtaacgagccaagacaaagttctctgatcgaGGCTCAGTATTTTAATTCTAAGGTCTGA